The Streptomyces laurentii genome contains a region encoding:
- a CDS encoding tryptophanyl-tRNA synthetase (HIGH motif;~KMSKS motif;~Tryptophanyl-tRNA synthetase [Streptomyces venezuelae ATCC10712];~catalytic core domain of tryptophanyl-tRNA synthetase; cd00806;~dimer interface [polypeptide binding];~identified by MetaGeneAnnotator; putative;~tryptophanyl-tRNA synthetase II; Reviewed), which translates to MKRIFSGIKPTGHLTLGNYLGAVRQWVEVDQHQADALFSVVDLHALTVEHDPGRVRRLSRQAATLLLAAGLDPERCTLFVQSHVDEHARLSYLMECVATDGEMRRMIQYKEKSVRARDAGEGVRLSLLTYPALMAADILAYDTDEVPVGEDQTQHVELARDLAVRFNQRYEPVFTVPKATNPKVAARVMDLQDPTSKMGKSHENGSGIVYLLDDEATTRRKIMRAVTDSAQEVVYDRAASPGVTNLLDVLAASTGGDPEVLAGAYTSYGALKKDTADAVVELLRPLRERHAEIAADPAYVDGVLRRGAERARGMARPVVDRAYRAIGLLPPVAEPAEAVDAVEAVVPVG; encoded by the coding sequence ATGAAGCGGATCTTCAGTGGGATCAAGCCGACCGGTCACCTGACCCTGGGGAACTACCTGGGCGCCGTACGACAGTGGGTCGAGGTGGACCAGCACCAGGCGGACGCGCTGTTCAGCGTGGTGGACCTGCACGCGCTGACCGTGGAGCACGATCCCGGGCGGGTGCGGCGGCTGAGCCGGCAGGCGGCGACGCTGCTCCTGGCGGCGGGGCTGGATCCGGAGCGGTGCACGCTGTTCGTCCAGAGTCACGTGGACGAGCACGCGCGGCTCTCGTACCTGATGGAGTGCGTGGCCACCGACGGCGAGATGCGACGCATGATCCAGTACAAGGAGAAAAGCGTCCGCGCCCGGGACGCCGGGGAGGGCGTGCGGCTGTCGCTGCTGACGTATCCGGCGCTGATGGCGGCGGACATCCTCGCGTACGACACCGACGAGGTGCCGGTCGGCGAGGACCAGACGCAGCACGTCGAGCTGGCGCGGGACCTCGCGGTGCGGTTCAACCAGCGCTACGAGCCGGTCTTCACCGTGCCGAAGGCGACGAACCCGAAGGTGGCCGCGCGGGTCATGGACCTCCAGGACCCCACCTCGAAGATGGGGAAGTCGCACGAGAACGGGTCCGGCATCGTCTATCTCCTCGACGACGAGGCCACCACGCGCCGCAAGATCATGCGGGCGGTCACGGACAGCGCGCAGGAAGTCGTCTACGACCGGGCGGCCAGTCCCGGGGTGACGAACCTGCTGGACGTACTGGCCGCCTCGACCGGGGGCGACCCGGAGGTGCTGGCCGGCGCGTACACCTCGTACGGCGCGCTGAAGAAGGACACGGCGGACGCGGTCGTCGAGCTGCTGCGGCCGCTGCGCGAGCGGCACGCGGAGATCGCGGCCGATCCGGCGTACGTCGACGGGGTGCTGCGGCGGGGTGCCGAGCGGGCGCGCGGGATGGCGCGGCCGGTGGTGGACCGGGCCTACCGGGCGATCGGGCTGCTGCCGCCCGTGGCGGAGCCCGCGGAAGCGGTGGATGCGGTGGAAGCGGTTGTTCCGGTGGGGTGA
- a CDS encoding serine/threonine protein kinase (ATP binding site [chemical binding];~Catalytic domain of Protein Kinases; cd00180;~Serine/Threonine protein kinases, catalytic domain; smart00220;~activation loop (A-loop);~identified by MetaGeneAnnotator; putative;~serine/threonine protein kinase, partial [Streptomyces pristinaespiralis ATCC25486];~substrate binding site [chemical binding]) translates to MPPLRNSGPLFPEAERPDHAGQYRLGPVLGSGGMGVVHLATSDSGLCLAVKVVHDDHAADPEFRARFRQEVAAARRVSGAFTAPVVDADPEADRPWMATLFIDGPTLSDRVKQGGPLGVEELRRLASGLAEALRDIHRAGVVHRDLKPGNVLLAADGPKVIDFGISRPADSDLRTETGRLIGTPPFMAPEQFQRPREVGPAADVFALGAVLVHAATGRGPFDSDSPYIVAYQVVHDEPELTGVPEALAPLLRGCLAKDPAERPTADELMGRLRGVAEPGAAAGIAGAGAVGLVPAQRRRVPGAETAPALGAATDAPTHRSARREKTKEKAKGTGKGAGKGTGKDGGRRRGLRWAVALPLLVTVAAGTLVGVRVWGGGPDSIGPAADERSRTFRPWEATLAEGAGERRSPLCTASGTDLYCSGPGVPLARLDADGGTAVWSAHADGGRADESRAPLPSGGLVLAANGDGSRLEAYRPAGGDVVWGASLAGGVQVVPAGGTVLLVSPRGGQARALDGATGRQLWSTRIGGAGTRWLAAGAGSSAGASAETAYTATPAADGRSTVVGAVRAADGTVLWTRRVPGLLEPVGATGDALLLLSADLDGYTDAVVRVDLADRAADVRRVPLAAPLDQAQAAVAGDVVYVVGVGGTLLAVDTARSDGAAGTAGADRARLWRLETEVTRTSRPVVADGRVLLTAGDGRLLAVDAARGTLLGQTRPRTAGGRYPFTASLPAPVVIGPRVIAGVPDGSVFAVDATEPADW, encoded by the coding sequence ATGCCGCCGCTGCGCAATTCCGGACCGCTGTTTCCGGAAGCGGAACGGCCGGATCACGCCGGCCAGTATCGACTCGGGCCGGTTCTCGGCTCAGGTGGAATGGGTGTGGTCCATCTGGCCACGTCCGATTCCGGGCTGTGCCTGGCCGTCAAGGTCGTGCACGACGATCACGCCGCCGATCCGGAATTCCGGGCGCGCTTCCGGCAGGAGGTGGCGGCCGCGCGGCGGGTGAGCGGGGCGTTCACCGCGCCCGTCGTCGACGCCGATCCGGAAGCGGACCGGCCGTGGATGGCCACCCTGTTCATCGACGGGCCCACGCTGTCCGACCGGGTCAAGCAGGGCGGGCCGCTCGGCGTCGAGGAGCTGCGCCGGCTCGCGTCCGGTCTGGCCGAGGCGCTGCGCGACATCCACCGGGCCGGGGTGGTGCACCGCGATCTGAAGCCCGGCAACGTGCTGCTCGCGGCGGACGGCCCCAAGGTCATCGACTTCGGGATCTCGCGGCCCGCCGACAGCGATCTGCGCACCGAGACGGGCCGGCTGATCGGCACACCGCCGTTCATGGCGCCGGAGCAGTTCCAGCGGCCGCGCGAGGTCGGGCCGGCGGCGGACGTGTTCGCGCTGGGCGCCGTCCTGGTGCACGCGGCGACCGGGCGGGGGCCGTTCGACTCGGACAGCCCGTACATCGTCGCGTACCAGGTCGTCCATGACGAGCCCGAACTGACCGGCGTACCGGAGGCGCTGGCTCCGCTGCTGCGCGGCTGTCTGGCGAAGGACCCGGCGGAGCGGCCCACCGCCGACGAGCTGATGGGGCGGCTGCGCGGGGTCGCGGAGCCGGGTGCGGCGGCGGGGATCGCGGGGGCGGGGGCGGTCGGGCTCGTACCGGCGCAGCGCCGTCGGGTGCCGGGGGCCGAGACGGCGCCCGCGCTCGGCGCGGCGACGGACGCCCCCACACACCGCTCCGCGCGGCGGGAGAAGACGAAGGAGAAGGCCAAGGGGACGGGGAAGGGGGCGGGGAAGGGGACGGGGAAGGACGGTGGACGGCGGCGTGGGCTGCGGTGGGCCGTCGCCCTGCCGCTGCTCGTCACCGTGGCCGCCGGAACCCTCGTCGGGGTACGGGTCTGGGGCGGGGGACCGGACAGCATCGGCCCGGCCGCGGACGAGCGGAGCCGGACGTTCCGCCCCTGGGAGGCCACCCTCGCGGAAGGTGCCGGGGAGCGCCGCTCCCCCCTGTGCACCGCCTCCGGCACGGACCTCTACTGCTCCGGCCCCGGCGTGCCGCTGGCCCGGCTCGACGCCGACGGCGGTACGGCCGTGTGGTCGGCGCACGCGGACGGCGGGCGGGCGGACGAGAGCCGCGCCCCGCTTCCGTCGGGCGGTCTGGTGCTCGCGGCGAACGGCGACGGGAGCCGGCTGGAGGCGTACCGGCCGGCCGGCGGCGACGTGGTCTGGGGCGCCTCGCTCGCGGGCGGCGTCCAGGTCGTGCCCGCCGGCGGCACGGTGCTGCTCGTGAGTCCACGCGGCGGGCAGGCGCGCGCGCTCGACGGCGCGACCGGGCGGCAGCTGTGGTCGACGCGGATCGGGGGCGCCGGCACCCGCTGGCTCGCCGCCGGAGCGGGGTCCTCGGCAGGGGCCTCGGCGGAGACCGCGTACACCGCGACGCCGGCCGCGGACGGGCGGTCGACGGTGGTCGGCGCGGTCCGGGCGGCGGACGGGACGGTGCTGTGGACCCGCCGGGTGCCCGGCCTGCTCGAACCCGTGGGGGCGACCGGGGACGCGCTGCTGCTGCTCTCCGCCGACCTCGACGGGTACACCGACGCCGTGGTGCGGGTGGACCTCGCCGACCGGGCGGCGGACGTCCGGCGGGTGCCGCTCGCCGCGCCCCTGGACCAGGCGCAGGCGGCTGTGGCGGGCGACGTCGTGTACGTCGTCGGGGTCGGCGGCACGCTCCTCGCGGTCGACACGGCACGCTCGGATGGGGCCGCCGGGACTGCCGGGGCGGACCGGGCCCGGCTGTGGCGGCTGGAGACCGAGGTGACGCGGACGTCGCGGCCGGTCGTCGCGGACGGCCGGGTCCTGCTGACGGCCGGCGACGGGCGGCTGCTCGCCGTGGACGCGGCGCGCGGCACGCTGCTGGGCCAGACCCGGCCCCGTACCGCCGGCGGCCGGTACCCCTTCACCGCCAGCCTGCCCGCCCCCGTCGTCATCGGCCCCCGGGTGATCGCCGGGGTCCCGGACGGGTCCGTGTTCGCCGTGGACGCGACGGAGCCGGCGGACTGGTGA
- a CDS encoding ABC transporter (ABC transporter [Streptomyces albus J1074];~ABC transporter signature motif;~ABC transporter, ATP-binding subunit, PQQ-dependent alcohol dehydrogenase system; TIGR03864;~ATP binding site [chemical binding];~D-loop;~H-loop/switch region;~Q-loop/lid;~This family of ATP-binding proteins belongs to a multisubunit transporter involved in drug resistance (BcrA and DrrA), nodulation, lipid transport, and lantibiotic immunity. In bacteria and archaea, these transporters usually include an ATP-binding...; cd03230;~Walker A/P-loop;~Walker B;~identified by MetaGeneAnnotator; putative;~truncated CDS), producing MTGDTPGRTMHRMVRSERGVRTEDGDEDGDEDGAGRPAALTARGLTVVRGGRPVVRDLTFTVPRGRVTGLLGPSGCGKTTLMRAIVGTQAKVTGTLDVLGHPAGAAALRSRIGYVTQAPSVYDDLTVHQNLAAFAAILLPGRAHRAARRAAVDRAVEDVDLADHAHVLAGRLSGGQRSRVSLAVALLGTPELLVLDEPTVGLDPVLRRDLWDLFHRIAADRGTTLLVSSHVMDEAERCHRLLLLRDGALLADDTPDALRRLSPAGTVEAAFLHLVESAATPGPGPEPGPDANPGPGPAPGPHPQEPRP from the coding sequence TTGACCGGGGACACCCCCGGCCGCACGATGCACCGCATGGTGCGCAGTGAGCGGGGTGTCCGTACGGAGGACGGGGACGAGGACGGGGACGAGGACGGGGCCGGTCGGCCCGCCGCCCTCACCGCGCGCGGCCTCACCGTCGTCCGCGGCGGCCGCCCCGTCGTGCGCGACCTGACCTTCACCGTCCCCCGCGGCCGGGTCACCGGCCTCCTCGGCCCCTCCGGCTGCGGCAAGACCACCCTCATGCGGGCGATCGTCGGCACCCAGGCCAAGGTCACCGGCACCCTCGACGTCCTCGGCCACCCCGCCGGCGCCGCCGCCCTGCGCTCCCGGATCGGCTACGTCACCCAGGCCCCGTCCGTCTACGACGACCTCACCGTCCACCAGAACCTCGCCGCCTTCGCCGCGATCCTGCTCCCGGGCCGCGCCCACCGCGCCGCACGCCGCGCCGCCGTCGACCGCGCCGTCGAGGACGTCGACCTCGCCGACCACGCGCACGTCCTGGCCGGCCGGCTCTCCGGCGGCCAGCGCAGCCGCGTCTCGCTCGCCGTCGCCCTCCTCGGCACCCCCGAACTCCTCGTCCTCGACGAACCCACCGTCGGCCTCGACCCCGTCCTGCGCCGCGACCTGTGGGACCTCTTCCACCGCATCGCCGCCGACCGGGGCACCACGCTGCTCGTCTCCTCGCACGTCATGGACGAGGCCGAACGCTGCCACCGGCTGCTGCTCCTGCGCGACGGCGCGCTCCTCGCCGACGACACCCCCGACGCGCTGCGCCGCCTCAGCCCCGCCGGCACCGTCGAGGCCGCCTTCCTCCACCTCGTCGAATCCGCGGCCACCCCCGGCCCGGGCCCGGAACCAGGCCCGGACGCGAACCCCGGCCCCGGCCCCGCCCCCGGCCCTCACCCGCAGGAGCCCCGCCCATGA
- a CDS encoding pyrroline-5-carboxylate reductase (Rossmann-fold NAD(P)(+)-binding proteins; cl09931;~identified by MetaGeneAnnotator; putative;~pyrroline-5-carboxylate reductase [Amycolatopsis mediterranei U32];~pyrroline-5-carboxylate reductase; Reviewed) yields MTQTVAVLGTGKIGEALLSGMLRAGWRPAQLLVTTRRAERARELHDRYGVETVDNAEAAKRADILILAVKPQDMGRLLDELAPHVTADRLVVSAAAGITTAFIEERLAAGTPVVRVMPNTPVLVDEGMSVISAGSHATHDHLRHTEEIFGGVGKTLRVPESQQDAATALSGSGPAYFYFLVEAMTDAGILLGLPRAQAHDLIVQAAIGAAVMLRDSGEHPVKLREAVTSPAGTTISAIRELENHGVRAALIAALEAARDRSRELASGNG; encoded by the coding sequence ATGACCCAGACCGTCGCAGTCCTCGGCACCGGCAAGATCGGTGAAGCCCTGCTCAGCGGCATGCTCCGCGCGGGCTGGCGCCCCGCCCAGCTCCTCGTCACGACCCGCCGCGCCGAACGCGCCCGGGAACTCCACGACCGCTACGGCGTCGAGACCGTCGACAACGCCGAGGCCGCCAAGCGCGCCGACATCCTCATCCTCGCCGTGAAGCCCCAGGACATGGGCCGCCTCCTCGACGAACTCGCCCCGCACGTCACCGCCGACCGGCTGGTCGTCAGCGCCGCCGCCGGCATCACGACCGCCTTCATCGAGGAACGCCTCGCCGCGGGCACCCCCGTGGTCCGCGTCATGCCCAACACCCCCGTCCTCGTCGACGAGGGCATGTCCGTGATCTCCGCCGGCAGCCACGCCACCCACGACCACCTCCGCCACACCGAGGAGATCTTCGGCGGCGTCGGCAAGACCCTGCGCGTCCCCGAGTCCCAGCAGGACGCCGCCACCGCCCTCTCCGGCTCCGGCCCGGCGTACTTCTACTTCCTCGTCGAGGCCATGACCGACGCCGGCATCCTTCTCGGCCTGCCCCGCGCCCAGGCGCACGACCTGATCGTGCAGGCCGCCATCGGCGCCGCCGTCATGCTCCGCGACAGCGGCGAGCACCCGGTCAAGCTCCGCGAGGCCGTCACCTCCCCGGCCGGCACCACCATCTCCGCCATCCGCGAGCTGGAGAACCACGGTGTACGGGCCGCCCTGATCGCCGCCCTCGAAGCGGCCCGCGACCGCAGCCGCGAACTCGCCTCCGGCAACGGCTGA
- a CDS encoding integral membrane protein (Putative integral membrane protein [Streptomyces fulvissimus DSM40593];~UniProt-pubmed:11572948; UniProt-pubmed:20624727; UniProt-pubmed:18375553; UniProt-pubmed:12000953; UniProt-pubmed:21463507; UniProt-pubmed:20064060; UniProt-pubmed:21551298;~identified by MetaGeneAnnotator; putative) has protein sequence MSDDDRPAAGTSDKNGPSPGPQPEEIRFFGTTWVDHDGGYGLRRAGVAVGALLAAAAGGLVLRFGFQGLQIAEVGGFVDILVVVMFAICSAIAFRKTWEGFTRRPADPAREDALRSVKAIGFIGSLLAYSFRALTEAPGERLRRTEYETALVQYEKRRAQRAGNPSSRKKKR, from the coding sequence GTGAGCGACGACGACCGCCCCGCCGCGGGCACATCCGACAAGAACGGCCCCAGCCCCGGCCCCCAGCCCGAGGAGATCCGTTTCTTCGGCACGACCTGGGTCGACCACGACGGCGGCTACGGGCTGCGCCGCGCCGGCGTCGCCGTCGGCGCGCTGCTCGCCGCCGCGGCCGGCGGCCTGGTCCTGCGCTTCGGCTTCCAGGGACTGCAGATCGCCGAGGTCGGCGGCTTCGTCGACATCCTCGTCGTCGTCATGTTCGCGATCTGCAGCGCCATCGCCTTCCGCAAGACCTGGGAGGGCTTCACCCGCCGTCCCGCCGATCCGGCCCGCGAGGACGCGCTGCGCAGCGTGAAGGCGATCGGCTTCATCGGCTCGCTCCTCGCGTACTCCTTCCGCGCCCTCACCGAGGCCCCCGGCGAGCGGCTGCGCCGCACCGAGTACGAGACGGCCCTCGTCCAGTACGAGAAGCGCCGCGCGCAGCGCGCCGGCAACCCGTCCTCCCGCAAGAAGAAGCGGTAG
- a CDS encoding transcriptional regulator, araC family (AraC transcriptional regulators havinga Type 1 glutamine amidotransferase (GATase1)-like domain; cd03137;~Bacterial regulatory helix-turn-helix proteins, AraC family; pfam00165;~Transcriptional regulator, AraC family [Streptomyces venezuelae ATCC10712];~conserved cys residue [active];~identified by MetaGeneAnnotator; putative;~transcriptional activator FtrA; Provisional; PRK09393) — protein sequence MVYCHPMTDRRLPRRRPQRIALLAFPGIRAFDVAVITEVWGTDRRDRGVPPFTLLRAAADPAVPVPLRGGLSLSPDTPLDRLDDLTPADLVVIPGIEDPDADLPEPVLDALRRAHARGVPVAALCAGAFVLARAGLLAGRRAVTHWHLAGTLAERHPETRVEPEALFIEDTGIWTSAGTAAGIDLCLHLVRTTHGAETAATIARSMVTAPFRTGTQAQFIEHPTPRADRDADALADVRAHALAHLDAPHTVASLAARAGMSPRSFARHFRATTGTTPLRWLVAQRVAAARKLLERTDHPLPEVARRAGFGSEVTLRQHFAAHLSTSPRDYRAAFRHPTGTTASTASTASAGSATGGSSPIAR from the coding sequence ATGGTTTACTGCCACCCCATGACCGACCGACGCCTTCCGCGCCGACGACCCCAGCGCATCGCCCTCCTCGCCTTCCCCGGCATCCGCGCCTTCGACGTCGCCGTCATCACCGAGGTCTGGGGCACCGACCGCCGCGACCGCGGCGTCCCGCCCTTCACCCTGCTGCGCGCCGCCGCCGACCCGGCCGTCCCCGTCCCCCTCCGCGGCGGCCTGAGCCTCAGCCCCGACACCCCGCTCGACCGGCTCGACGACCTCACCCCCGCCGACCTGGTCGTCATCCCCGGCATCGAGGACCCCGACGCCGACCTGCCCGAACCCGTCCTCGACGCCCTGCGCCGCGCCCACGCCCGGGGCGTCCCCGTCGCCGCCCTCTGCGCCGGCGCCTTCGTCCTCGCCCGCGCCGGACTCCTCGCCGGCCGCCGCGCCGTCACCCACTGGCACCTGGCCGGCACCCTCGCCGAACGCCACCCCGAGACCCGCGTCGAACCCGAGGCCCTCTTCATAGAGGACACCGGAATCTGGACCTCCGCGGGCACCGCCGCCGGCATCGACCTGTGCCTCCACCTCGTCCGTACGACCCACGGCGCCGAAACCGCCGCGACGATCGCCCGCTCGATGGTCACCGCGCCGTTCCGCACGGGCACCCAGGCCCAGTTCATCGAGCACCCCACCCCGCGGGCCGACCGCGACGCCGACGCGCTCGCCGACGTACGGGCCCACGCCCTCGCGCACCTCGACGCACCCCACACCGTCGCGAGCCTCGCCGCCCGCGCCGGCATGTCCCCGCGCTCCTTCGCCCGTCACTTCCGGGCGACCACCGGCACCACCCCGCTGCGCTGGCTCGTCGCCCAGCGGGTCGCCGCCGCCCGCAAACTCCTCGAACGCACCGACCACCCCCTCCCCGAGGTGGCCCGTCGCGCGGGCTTCGGCAGCGAGGTCACCCTGCGCCAGCACTTCGCGGCGCACCTCTCCACCAGCCCGCGCGACTATCGCGCCGCTTTCCGTCACCCCACCGGAACAACCGCTTCCACCGCATCCACCGCTTCCGCGGGCTCCGCCACGGGCGGCAGCAGCCCGATCGCCCGGTAG
- a CDS encoding isochorismatase (Nicotinamidase_ related amidohydrolases. Cysteine hydrolases of unknown function that share the catalytic triad with other amidohydrolases, like nicotinamidase, which converts nicotinamide to nicotinic acid and ammonia; cd01014;~catalytic triad [active];~conserved cis-peptide bond;~identified by MetaGeneAnnotator; putative;~isochorismatase [Amycolatopsis mediterranei U32]): MEITENKTVEAGVPVEANAALVVVDVQKGFDDAGFWGRRDNPAAEENMAALIERWQETGRPVVFVRHDSSKAGSPLAPGAEGNAFKNVVEARRGKGAGPELLVTKSVNSAFYGEPDLDAWLKGAGIGQLVIVGIQTNMCNETTARMGGNLGYDVLFPLDAMHTFDLAGPFGWTLTAEELARATAVSLHGGAFARVVTTEQVLAGAGPLPSAA; the protein is encoded by the coding sequence ATGGAGATCACGGAGAACAAGACGGTCGAGGCCGGCGTCCCGGTCGAGGCGAACGCGGCGCTGGTCGTCGTCGACGTACAGAAGGGATTCGACGACGCGGGGTTCTGGGGGCGGCGGGACAACCCGGCGGCGGAGGAGAACATGGCCGCGCTGATCGAGCGATGGCAGGAGACGGGGCGGCCGGTCGTCTTCGTACGGCATGACTCCTCGAAGGCAGGGTCGCCGCTGGCGCCCGGCGCGGAGGGCAATGCCTTCAAGAACGTCGTCGAGGCGCGGCGCGGGAAGGGCGCGGGGCCGGAGCTGCTGGTGACGAAGAGCGTGAACTCGGCGTTCTACGGCGAGCCGGATCTGGACGCGTGGCTCAAGGGGGCCGGGATCGGGCAGCTCGTGATCGTCGGCATCCAGACGAACATGTGCAACGAGACCACGGCCCGGATGGGCGGGAACCTGGGCTACGACGTGCTGTTCCCGCTCGACGCGATGCACACCTTCGACCTGGCCGGGCCGTTCGGCTGGACACTGACGGCCGAGGAGCTGGCCCGGGCGACGGCGGTGTCGCTGCACGGCGGCGCGTTCGCCCGGGTCGTGACGACGGAACAGGTGCTGGCCGGAGCCGGGCCCCTGCCGTCGGCGGCGTAG
- a CDS encoding yraI protein (Bacterial SH3 domain; cl02551;~Uncharacterized protein with a bacterial SH3 domain homologue [Function unknown];~identified by MetaGeneAnnotator; putative;~yraI [Streptomyces roseosporus NRRL15998]) — protein MGSDEATAVSDVAGSGTPETTDAAAEAVTTMSVKRYPVAPGVQLNVRSGPGTNYEIVKILPLGASVPINCQRRGEWVTGPYGTSNIWDNIANGQYVSDAYVHTGSDGYVAVPC, from the coding sequence ATGGGTTCTGACGAAGCGACGGCGGTGTCCGACGTGGCCGGATCCGGTACGCCGGAGACCACGGACGCGGCGGCCGAGGCCGTCACCACGATGTCGGTGAAGCGCTACCCGGTCGCGCCGGGCGTCCAGCTCAACGTCCGGTCCGGCCCGGGCACGAACTACGAGATCGTGAAGATCCTGCCGCTCGGCGCCTCCGTGCCGATCAACTGCCAGCGGCGCGGGGAATGGGTCACCGGCCCGTACGGCACCTCGAACATCTGGGACAACATCGCCAACGGCCAGTACGTCTCCGACGCGTACGTCCACACCGGCAGCGACGGCTACGTCGCCGTCCCCTGCTGA
- a CDS encoding ABC transporter (ABC transporter [Amycolatopsis mediterranei U32];~ABC-2 type transporter; cl11417;~identified by MetaGeneAnnotator; putative) encodes MNGARTLATAARVLRQLRHDPRTLALLLLVPCVLLVLLRYVFYSDPQVFDGIGASLLGIFPLITMFLVTSIATLRERTSGTLERLLAMPLGKGDLIAGYALAFGLLAVVQSALATGLALWFLGLDVVGSPWLLLLVALLDALLGTALGLFVSAFAATEFQAVQFMPAVIFPQLLLCGLFTPRDQMAPALEALSNVLPMSYAVDGMNQVLRHPHLTADFVRDVLVVAGSAVLVLALGAATLRRRTA; translated from the coding sequence ATGAACGGCGCCCGCACCCTCGCCACCGCCGCCCGCGTGCTGCGCCAGCTCCGCCACGACCCGCGCACCCTCGCGCTCCTGCTCCTCGTCCCCTGCGTGCTGCTCGTCCTGCTCCGGTACGTCTTCTACAGCGACCCGCAGGTCTTCGACGGCATCGGCGCGTCCCTGCTCGGCATCTTCCCGCTCATCACGATGTTCCTGGTGACGTCCATCGCCACCCTGCGCGAACGCACCTCCGGCACCCTCGAACGCCTCCTCGCCATGCCGCTCGGCAAGGGTGACCTCATCGCCGGCTACGCGCTCGCCTTCGGCCTCCTCGCCGTCGTCCAGTCCGCCCTCGCCACCGGGCTCGCCCTGTGGTTCCTCGGCCTCGACGTCGTCGGCTCGCCCTGGCTGCTGCTCCTCGTCGCCCTGCTCGACGCGCTCCTCGGCACCGCCCTCGGGCTCTTCGTCTCGGCCTTCGCCGCCACCGAGTTCCAGGCCGTCCAGTTCATGCCGGCCGTGATCTTCCCCCAGCTGCTGCTGTGCGGCCTGTTCACCCCGCGCGACCAGATGGCCCCGGCGCTGGAAGCCCTCTCGAACGTCCTGCCCATGTCGTACGCCGTCGACGGCATGAACCAGGTCCTGCGGCACCCTCACCTCACCGCCGACTTCGTCCGCGACGTCCTCGTCGTCGCCGGCAGCGCGGTCCTCGTCCTCGCGCTGGGCGCGGCCACCCTCCGCCGCCGCACCGCCTGA